The sequence TTGATCACGGTCAAATAGACATTGAACAGAGGATGTAACTCCACCCTGATGTGGCCCCCTAAATAAGTCCGGCCTAAAGTGAAGAGCTCGCCCCGTTCAAGACGTTCGGAAATCTCCCTATCGGTAAATGCTTCCGCGTACTGGTCTTCACCCAGGCCGTTAAAGTAGAACTCTAAGAATCCATAAAAGTTCTTTTTCCACCACACCCAGGAGTAGTCCATATTAGCCACCAGGGAAAGATATCCGTCCGTACCGCTCTCTTCCAGAAAGGTCCATGTACCGTCCAAACGCCAGGCCGCACCCCCAAGATATCCGGTGCTGCCAAGGCCGACTACGGTGTCTCTGTAGTGTTCAGCAGCCATGATATCCAACTCAGTAGTACCCCGGGCAAAGTGCAGCTTTCCGGCCAGGGAGGACTGGTTCCATTCCGCATCTCCAGTTACCGGGTCCCGCCTCGGTACATAAAGGAACTGGAAATCACCTATTCTATTCACGGAATATTGGGTGGACACCATATCATCCCCGATCTTATAATCCCGCTCGATATCCGCCGGCGAAAAGGGATTAAACAGGTCCATGGGATTAAACAGCAGGCCATTCCCCCAGGTAACCGCCTGCCGACCGATGTTGAGGGTACCCCATTTCGGCAGCAAGGTCAGGGAAAGCCGGTCCAAGCGGTGATACAGGATATGGCTGTTATCCTCATCAATGGTCTTCGTCAAATCCATAAAGCGACGATCGTCTTCCACGCGTTGGCTGACCATAAAAGCTGCCTTGAAAAGATCCGGATAAAGCTGCTCCAAGCCCTTCACCTTACGCCGGGTATCCCCACCTGAAAGGATGGCCTCATAATGGGTCTCGAAAATCCCCCACTTTTCAAAAAAGAGCCTGTTCTTGACCCGGACCTCAGCGTTACCGTCATAGTAAGGATCAGTGCCCACGGCCTGGAAAAATGATGCGTCATCAGGCCATGACACAGACCCCCTACCCTTGATATGCCCGCCCCACTGGCTATCGATCCTTTTATACCAGGGCTCAGTGGGTACTGATTTGTTCTTGGGCGCATCTGACGCCCCCAAAGCAGCCAGATCGAGTTGGGCTAAACAAATCCCCAACACCAGGAATCCGTAAAATGTGAGAGCCTTTTGACCCAAGGCCTTTCCCGGTTCTACCCTTCCCGGACCTGATCATCTGCCACGAGGCCATCCCTGATGAGCACGAGCCGTCGGGCATAGTCCATGACCATCTTATCATGGGTCGAAAAGATAAAGGTTGCCTTTTTCTTCTCGTTCATCTGCCTCATCATCTCCAGCAGACCCTTTCCGGTCTTGGAATCCAGGTTGGCTGTAGGCTCGTCCGCTAACACAATGGATGGATTGGAAACGATGGCTCTGGCAACGGCGACTCGCTGCTGTTCCCCACCTGATAACTCGGCTGGACGCCGGTCGTATTTCCCCTCTAAGCCCACATCTTCCAAGATAGCCCTGGCCAGTTCCCGTCGCTTAGCGGACGGCACGCCCTGGAGGAGCATGACGAATTCCACGTTTTCAAATGCGGACAGGACCGGAATAAGATTATATGCCTGGAATACAAACCCGACTTTTTGCAGACGTAAGCTGGCCAACTCCGATTGGGTCATTTTATCCAGTGCGTTTCCGTCCACCGTGATCCGGCCTGAATCAGCCAAGTCCAGTCCACCGATGATATTCAGCATAGTGGTCTTGCCTGACCCCGATGGCCCGGCCAGGGCGACAAAGGCCCCCTTTTTTATGGTCAGGCTCACGCCGTTAAGCGCATTAACTTCTACCTTGCCTTTTCGATATGTCTTTTTGACGTCTCTGCATTCCACTATGTTCATATTCTATCTCCTCTCTGCCTGATAGATCATGCTTGTTATCGATGGTCCGTTGTCGGTTGCAGCAAGACCAATAACCACTCAGGATTCATACATTTTTTGGTGCAACAAACTACGGAAAGCGGGCCGTACACTTATCAAATGTGGGCTAAGGCCTCTACCGGGATGAACCTGGCCGCTTTAGCGGCTGGATAAAGGCTCACCAAAAGACCCAAGATAAATACCACCAGGTTGGCCATGGTCAAGTCCCTACCGTAGATGACCGGGTAAATCACCCGAGATATACCGAAATATTCCATGCCGGCGGCCAGGGCAGAAAGATTGATGCCGCTGCCTGAAAGGGCGAAAACACTCAAAAGCCCTAAGATGTTCCCAATGGCCATACCAATAACCAGGAGAAAACACGACTCTGTCAGGACCTCTCTAATGATCCACCATGGCTTCATCCCCAGTGCCTTGAGCAGGCCGAACTCACGTATTCGCTCGAATACAGCCATGAGCATGGTGTTGACGATGCCAAAGCCCATAGCAATGAAAACTACTAGGAACCACAAGAACATAAACTGGTCATAAATCTTCAGGTATGCGGTGACTAAGGGAAGGAGTTCCCGCCAGGTCTGCACTTCATAATATGCAGGCGGCAAGGCGGCCCGCAGGTCGGTTGCCACCTGGTTGACTTGCTTGTAATCGGGAAGAATGATGGACACCTCGGAGATATTGTTCTTCAACTTGAGCATTTCCTGGGCCGCAGGCATGGTGACAAAGACAAACTGTTTCTCCGTGGCCTCCATTTCGGCCCTGAAGATCCCGACAATACGGAAGGCCCTGGAGGCGATCTCCCGATCAACATCCTGTGACATGAGAACCAGCTTACGGCCCAATCTGGTCTCAAACGTGCCCACTAAGGCCTTACCCACCACAATCCCGTATTTGTCATCAGACTTGAGGTAACGCCCCTGGGTGAGCGCCTGCCCGATGAACGAGACCTTGGCCTCGCGTAGAGGATCAATCCCCACTAATGTCACACCATCCGAGTGTCGAGCGTTGCTGGCAATAGCGCTAACCCGAACCCTAAAAGTCCACTGGGTGCCAGATGGCACGAGCTTCTTAAGGGTTGTTTCTACCCTCTGAAAATCGGTCATGCTGTTCTCGACAACCGGGTCATCTCGATACCCTTTATGATGTACCTGGATATGCCCGGTGAGCGTAGCGACACCGTTTCGGAGCATTTGGTCCGCGATACCCCGCATCAGCGCACCTAAAAAGATCATGCTCCAGACCCCGATGATAACAGCGATCATAATGACCGCTGTCCGCCTAGGGTTTCGCCAAATGTTTCGCCAGGCTAAGTGTACATGCATTTCTTACTCACACCTACGCAGATCTCATCGCTTCCACCGGCCGGAGACGCCGGACCTTAAGTGCTGGATACAACGCAGTCAAAAGGGTGATGACCAGCACCGCACCCGGCCCGATTGAGACGGAAAGTAGCGAAAGCTGGGGAAAGATCCTCTCTGGCATACCATACTGTCTCAATAGTTCGGATGCGCCGGAAATAACGATCCCATGAACCTGGAAATACCAGGTGATCAAGCTTCCAGCGATGATGCCAACGACAATGCCTATCATAGTGATAGTCGTAGATTCAATCAAAAGTAGCTTGGTCAACCGTCCCGGAGAAGTTCCAATGGCCATAATGACACCGAACTCTCTTGTCCGCTCGAAGATACACATAAGGA comes from Candidatus Neomarinimicrobiota bacterium and encodes:
- a CDS encoding ABC transporter ATP-binding protein is translated as MNIVECRDVKKTYRKGKVEVNALNGVSLTIKKGAFVALAGPSGSGKTTMLNIIGGLDLADSGRITVDGNALDKMTQSELASLRLQKVGFVFQAYNLIPVLSAFENVEFVMLLQGVPSAKRRELARAILEDVGLEGKYDRRPAELSGGEQQRVAVARAIVSNPSIVLADEPTANLDSKTGKGLLEMMRQMNEKKKATFIFSTHDKMVMDYARRLVLIRDGLVADDQVREG
- a CDS encoding ABC transporter permease, which produces MIAVIIGVWSMIFLGALMRGIADQMLRNGVATLTGHIQVHHKGYRDDPVVENSMTDFQRVETTLKKLVPSGTQWTFRVRVSAIASNARHSDGVTLVGIDPLREAKVSFIGQALTQGRYLKSDDKYGIVVGKALVGTFETRLGRKLVLMSQDVDREIASRAFRIVGIFRAEMEATEKQFVFVTMPAAQEMLKLKNNISEVSIILPDYKQVNQVATDLRAALPPAYYEVQTWRELLPLVTAYLKIYDQFMFLWFLVVFIAMGFGIVNTMLMAVFERIREFGLLKALGMKPWWIIREVLTESCFLLVIGMAIGNILGLLSVFALSGSGINLSALAAGMEYFGISRVIYPVIYGRDLTMANLVVFILGLLVSLYPAAKAARFIPVEALAHI